One genomic window of Rhinolophus ferrumequinum isolate MPI-CBG mRhiFer1 chromosome 23, mRhiFer1_v1.p, whole genome shotgun sequence includes the following:
- the AP5S1 gene encoding AP-5 complex subunit sigma-1 encodes MVHAFLIHTLRAPQAEDMGFCRVLYSCVFGAENLPDDPRPHGAERDRLLRKEQILAVARQVESMCQLQQQASGRPPTDLQPQSSDEPVPLHEAPHGAFRLAAGDPFQEPRTVVWLGVLSLGFALVLDAHENLLLAEGTLRLLARLLLDHLRLLAPGANLLLRADRIEGILVRFLPHGQLLFLNDQFVQGLEKEFSAAWPR; translated from the exons ATGGTCCATGCCTTCCTCATCCACACCTTGAGGGCCCCACAGGCCGAGGACATGGGATTTTGCCGAGTGCTCTACTCCTGCGTTTTTGGTGCTGAGAATCTACCCGATGACCCACGGCCACATGGTGCTGAGAGAGACAGGCTCCTCCGCAAGGAGCAGATTTTGGCTGTGGCCAG GCAGGTGGAGTCCATGTGCCAGCTGCAGCAGCAGGCATCCGGCCGGCCCCCTACAGACCTGCAGCCCCAGTCCTCAGATGAGCCAGTGCCCCTGCATGAAGCCCCACATGGGGCCTTCCGCCTGGCGGCAGGGGACCCGTTCCAGGAGCCTCGGACAGTGGTGTGGCTGGGTGTGCTCTCATTAGGCTTCGCTCTAGTGCTGGACGCCCATGAGAACCTGCTGCTGGCTGAGGGCACCCTTCGGCTGCTGGCTCGCCTCCTCCTCGACCACCTCCGGCTGCTGGCCCCCGGCGCCAACCTCCTGCTGCGAGCTGATCGCATTGAAGGCATCCTCGTCCGCTTCCTGCCCCATGGGCAGCTGCTCTTCCTGAACGACCAGTTTGTCCAAGGTCTGGAGAAAGAATTCAGTGCTGCCTGGCCCCGCTGA